The stretch of DNA TTCAGCGGCTTCTATGAGGCTAGGCTTTTTCAGCGGTCTCTTCCCGCAAAGTATGCTATCAGCGTTTTGAGATCGGCATGCGCCGGGTAGGAGGACAGCTGCTCCGCGATGGCGGCCGCCTGTTCCAGATAACGGCGGCTCGTTTCTTCCGTACGGGCGAGCGCATCGCTGCCGGAGATTGCCGCCAGAGCATCCCGGGCATCGGCTTCGGAGGAATGGGGGCCGATGCGGCGGATATGGGCCGCGATCCTGGGGTTCTGCAGCGCGTAGATTACGGGCAGGGTGACCTGGCCGTGGCGGAGATCGCTGCCGGCAGGCTTGCCGAGCGTCTCTGACGATTGGGTGAAGTCCAGCAGATCGTCCTGTATCTGAAAGGCGATGCCGAGCGCCTCGCCGAACGCGTATAATGTGGAGGCCGTCTCCTCCGTGCATTCGGCCGACAGCGCTCCCACACGAAGGCAGGTCGCCATCAGAAGAGCCGTTTTGTTGAGCGATTTCTCCAGATATTCATCCATAGTAATATCGTAATCGTAAGCGTGCTCCATCTGCTGATATTCCCCGATGCACAGCTGGGCGGTGGCGACAGCCGACAGATCATGCACATAACGGTTTTTATTCTTTGCCTGCTTGCTTAGCAGTTCGATCACCCGTGCCGACATGTAATTGCCGACATGGACGGCGGAGAGGACTCCCGTCTTGGTATGCAGGG from Paenibacillus sophorae encodes:
- a CDS encoding polyprenyl synthetase family protein, with protein sequence MKLHEALNIDIAEVNREIERLVTSDKDVPSGSPLATSVLELIASGGKRLRPLMVIVGSRFGRKRTSRRTLQLAAAAEFIHAASLVHDDIIDDAKLRRGSPALHTKTGVLSAVHVGNYMSARVIELLSKQAKNKNRYVHDLSAVATAQLCIGEYQQMEHAYDYDITMDEYLEKSLNKTALLMATCLRVGALSAECTEETASTLYAFGEALGIAFQIQDDLLDFTQSSETLGKPAGSDLRHGQVTLPVIYALQNPRIAAHIRRIGPHSSEADARDALAAISGSDALARTEETSRRYLEQAAAIAEQLSSYPAHADLKTLIAYFAGRDR